In the genome of Anabas testudineus chromosome 4, fAnaTes1.2, whole genome shotgun sequence, one region contains:
- the aasdh gene encoding beta-alanine-activating enzyme, with amino-acid sequence MTAGTLQELVSAAASLHPDRAAVTYDSGSDSDRPVSLLYRDLVELAAELSYLLRENCSPNNGVIGLCCCDDLFIPVWIMGILQSPAAYVPLDPEAPGLLSARVINQCGLKYCAVKTDLLQRFKETLSKHTSVEVCVVLPKFKLSLIQIKPLPVAQHGRGPDQPVAQTADCADLCDAAAVEKDSRHKDLAYVLHTSGTTGLPKIVRVPHKCILPNILHMRSLFQMSADDVVFLASPLTFDPSVVEIFLALSSGAQLLIIPTVIKKMPNRLAQLLFKDHKSTVLQVTPTLFGRFGQRILKEEVLSSGSSLRVLALGGEACPSPALLRSWRHEDNKTHIYNIYGITEVSCWACCYKIPESLLQSSDGIESSVPLGPPLMGTVLEVRDEHGGVVTESEGQVFIGGEDRVCLLDDEETVIPGTMRATGDWVNIKDSHMYYLGRRDRLIKRHGKRVNLDSLQQLILSLPQVEACAVGLRQGSRLIAFVVASTSGDQKASSPLSSVMQHVEQIPTASAKHGSEVLPPSVTQRQEETPVDFKSLILNQLSLLLPSYSVPDNVVLVPALCLTNHGKVDMEALMKIYQRQRRCFESPCEDVSKLKKKLQSLWQRTLDLPEDTSIDEESNFLLSGGDSLKALRLCEDILTTAGINSPELLEIILDSTFSAVFRHIARVTLMSPLENIPSSLSVAKRQHADALPEVLSKKERKVSESPAAEGLHGEKKVVKVVRRTNEVIEMNIRNPERNKSFQPGAPTALGVSLSWSSDTGRCVDASPLLLVQEGTNQWPDVTKTTVFIGSHSHRVQALDLDTGSLLWERVLGDRIEASAAVSHCGTLLVIGCYDGCVYFLCTASGETCWKFETGDAVKSSPAVDPLTGLVIVGSHDGHVYALNPKVRQCVWKRHCGGGAVFSSPCIQPSCRQLYVASLGGHLLCLNPDSGEVLWSYRRDVPFFSSPNCSSGHVVIGSVDGNICCLSNTGKLVWQFLTKGPIFSSPCVTPDQQRVLCGSHDGHLYCLNRADGSLVWTFQTSGKVYSSPFVFSDSVVGSGRILVVLASTDGTVWILDGQDGQMLASHTLPGELFSSPVLYEQSLVVGCRNDYVYCLRLSVREET; translated from the exons ATGACTGCCGGGACACTACAGGAGCTTGTGTCCGCCGCTGCCTCCCTGCACCCGGACAGAGCAGCCGTGACTTATGACAGCGGGTCTGACTCAGATAGACCGGTGTCTCTGCTCTACAGAGACTTGGTTGAACTGGCCGCAGAACTGTCTTATCTTTTGCGGGAGAACTGCTCTCCTAACAATGGCGTTATTGGGCTGTGTTGCTGTGATGATTTGTTTATTCCTGTGTGGATCATGGG GATCCTGCAGTCGCCTGCAGCTTATGTCCCACTGGACCCAGAGGCTCCAGGACTTCTCTCTGCTAGAGTCATAAATCAGTGTGGCCTCAAGTACTGTGCTGTGAAGACTGACCTCCTGCAG CGATTCAAGGAAACTCTTTCCAAGCACACGTCTGTGGAGGTTTGTGTGGTGTTGCCCAAGTTCAAATTAAGCCTGATACAAATCAAGCCACTGCCAGTTGCTCAACATGGACGGGGACCAGACCAACCTGTCGCTCAAACAGCAGATTGTGCTGATCTCTGTGATGCAGCTGCGGTGGAAAAGGACTCTCGACACAAGGACTTGGCATATGTGCTGCACACATCTGGAACAACAGGCCTCCCGAAGATTGTTAGGGTACCACACAAGTGTATACTCCCCAATATACTGCACATGAG ATCTTTGTTTCAGATGAGTGCGGATGATGTAGTTTTCCTAGCCTCCCCTTTGACCTTCGACCCGTCTGTTGTGGAGATTTTTCTGGCCTTATCGTCTGGAGCTCAGCTCCTCATCATCCCTACTGTTATCAAGAAAATGCCCAACCGACTAGCTCAGCTGCTGTTCAAGGATCACAAGTCAACTGTCCTACAG GTCACCCCCACTCTGTTTGGTCGATTCGGGCAGCGTATCCTGAAAGAGGAGGTGTTGTCATCTGGTTCCTCTCTGCGGGTGTTGGCCCTGGGTGGAGAGGCCTGTCCCTCACCAGCTCTGCTGAGGAGCTGGAGGCACGAGGACAATAAAACCCACATTTACAATATCTATGGTATTACAGAGGTGTCCTGCTGGGCCTGCTGCTACAAAATACCAGAGTCTCTGCTGCAGTCCAGCGACGG CATTGAGTCCTCTGTTCCTCTTGGGCCTCCTCTGATGGGCACTGTGCTGGAAGTCAGAGATGAACATGGTGGAGTTGTTACAGAGAGTGAAGGACAAGTTTTCATAG GTGGAGAGGACAGAGTGTGTCTTCTGGATGATGAGGAGACGGTTATCCCTGGCACAATGAGAGCTACTGGAGACTGGGTGAATATTAAAGACTCACATATGTACTACCTGGGACGGAGAGACAGGCTGATAAAACGCCACGGAAAGAGAGTCAACCTTGACAGCTTACAGCAG CTCATCTTGAGTCTGCCTCAGGTGGAGGCCTGTGCGGTGGGCCTGCGCCAGGGCTCTCGACTTATCGCCTTTGTCGTGGCATCCACATCTGGAGATCAGAAGGCATCTTCTCCTCTCTCGTCTGTAATGCAGCATGTGGAACAAATACCCACCGCCTCGGCTAAGCATGGCAGTGAGGTTCTACCTCCTTCTGTTACACAGCGCCAGGAGGAGACGCCGGTTGATTTCAAGAGTCTAATTCTGAACCAGCTGTCTTTGCTGCTGCCGTCGTACAGCGTTCCTGACAACGTGGTGCTCGTCCCGGCCTTATGCCTGACTAATCATG GCAAAGTAGACATGGAGGCGCTAATGAAAATATACCAAAGACAGAGACGGTGTTTCGAGTCTCCGTGTGAAGATgtcagcaaattaaaaaaaaagcttcagtcGTTGTGGCAG CGAACTCTAGATCTTCCTGAAGATACGAGTATCGATGAAGAATCCAACTTCCTGTTGAGTGGAGGGGATTCGTTAAAAGCTCTGCGTCTCTGTGAAGACATCCTTACCACTGCGGGAATCAACTCACCAGAGCTTTTGGAGATTATTCTCGATAGCACATTTTCTGCAGTCTTCCGCCACATTGCCAGAGTAACACTGATGTCACCACTTGAGAACATCCCATCATCACTGTCTGTGGCCAAGAGACAACATGCTGATGCTCTTCCTGAGGTTCTGTCGAAGAAAGAACGTAAAGTCTCCGAGTCTCCAGCAGCGGAGGGGTTGCATGGGGAGAAAAAGGTTGTTAAAGTTGTAAGAAGAACAAATGAGGTGATAGAAATGAACATCAGAAATCCAGAGAGGAATAAAAGCTTTCAGCCTGGTGCACCCACAGCTCTGGGCGTCAGTCTGAGCTGGTCCTCGGACACAGGCAGGTGTGTGGACGCATCCCCGCTGCTTCTGGTGCAAGAAGGCACAAATCAGTGGCCAGATGTGACTAAAACAACAGTATTCATCGGCTCACACTCTCACAGGGTGCAAGCTTTAGACCTGGACACTGGGAGCCTACTGTGGGAGCGAGTTCTCGGGGACAGAATCGAGGCCTCGGCTGCTGTGTCTCACTGCGGGACCCTGTTAGTTATAG GTTGCTACGATGGCTGCGTGTATTTCTTGTGTACTGCATCTGGAGAGACATGTTGGAAGTTTGAGACAGGAGACGCTGTGAAGAGCAGTCCTGCTGTGGATCCCCTCACAGGTCTGGTGATTGTGGGCTCACATGACGGGCACGTTTACGCCCTGAACCCGAAG gttcGGCAGTGTGTTTGGAAGCGTCACTGTGGGGGTGGAGCAGTGTTTTCCTCTCCATGCATCCAGCCCTCCTGCAGACAACTGTACGTGGCGTCACTCGGAGGACACCTGCTCTGTCTCAACCCA GACAGCGGGGAGGTTCTGTGGTCGTACCGTCGAGACGTCCCGTTCTTCTCATCGCCAAACTGCTCCTCTGGTCACGTGGTGATTGGTTCAGTGGATGGAAACATCTGCTGCCTCAGCAACACAGGGAAACTG gtttggCAGTTTCTGACAAAAGGGCCCATCTTCTCCTCTCCGTGTGTCACACCAGACCAGCAGAGGGTTCTGTGTGGATCACATGACGGTCACTTGTACTGTTTAAATCGTGCCGACGGCTCTTTAGTATGGACTTTCCAGACATCGGGCAAGGTGTACTCCTCTCCATTTGTGTTCAGTGACTCTGTTGTGGGGAGTGGGAGAATTCTAGTGGTCCTGGCCTCTACAGATGGCACAGTCTGGATCCTGGACGGGCAGGATGGACAAATGCTGGCCTCGCACACTCTACCCGGGGAGCTGTTTTCATCCCCAGTGTTGTATGAACAGTCTCTAGTGGTCGGGTGCCGCAATGACTATGTTTATTGTTTAAGACTTTCTGTCAGAGAGGAAACATAG
- the ppat gene encoding amidophosphoribosyltransferase produces MEFEESGIGEECGVFGCVAAGEWPTQLEVAQVLTLGLVALQHRGQESAGIVTSNGANPPTYTSHKGMGLVSTAFPPESLLKLRYGNLGICHTRYSTTGISELQNCQPFVVDTLHGKIAVAHNGELVNAQALRKKVMRHGVGLSTCSDSELITQLLALNPPMEEQDAPDWVARIKNLMTETPTSYSLLVMFKDVIYAVRDPYGNRPLCIGRLVPISKLHSPGAGEEDTEGWVVSSESCSFQSIGAKYYREVLPGEIVQISKHGVKSLSVVPRPEGDLPAFCIFEYVYFARPDSIFEGQMVYTVRQRCGRQLAIEAPTDADVVSTVPESATPAALGYAQQSGLPYIEVLCKNRYVGRTFIQPNTRLRQLGVAKKFGALTDNFAGKRVVLIDDSIVRGNTISPIIKLLKEAGATEVHIRVASPPLRFPCYMGINIPTKEELIANKPEFQDIAGYIGADSVQYLTVEGLLSAVQYGIASHQEDKMISSSNKSSKTVGHCAACLTGKYPVELEW; encoded by the exons GGGTCAGGAAAGTGCCGGGATTGTTACAAGTAATGGAGCCAATCCGCCTACATACACTTCGCACAAG GGAATGGGATTAGTGAGCACTGCTTTCCCCCCCGAATCTCTCCTGAAGCTGCGCTATGGTAACCTCGGTATTTGCCACACACGCTATTCAACTACTGGGATCTCCGAGCTGCAGAACTGCCAGCCCTTTGTCGTGGATACACTGCATGGCAAGATCGCTGTAGCACACAATGGAGAGCTGGTCAATGCTCAGGCCCTGCGCAAAAAG GTAATGCGCCATGGTGTAGGCCTCTCCACCTGCTCGGACAGTGAGCTCATCACCCAGCTGCTGGCATTGAACCCACCTATGGAGGAGCAGGATGCACCAGACTGGGTTGCCAG AATTAAAAACCTTATGACTGAAACCCCTACATCGTACTCTTTGTTGGTGATGTTCAAAGATGTCATCTATGCGGTGCGTGACCCCTACGGGAATCGACCCCTCTGCATTGGACGACTTGTTCCTATCTCTAAACTGCATAGTCCAG GTGCCGGAGAGGAGGACACTGAGGGGTGGGTTGTGTCATCGGAGTCCTGCAGCTTTCAGTCCATCGGTGCCAA GTATTACAGAGAGGTCCTGCCAGGAGAGATTGTCCAGATTTCTAAACATGGAGTCAAGTCCCTGAGTGTTGTGCCTCGCCCTGAGGGAGACCTCCCTGCCTTCTGTATatttgaatatgtttattttgcCAGACCAGACTCTATTTTTGAAG GGCAGATGGTCTATACTGTCAGGCAGCGCTGTGGTCGGCAATTAGCCATTGAAGCGCCAACAGACGCAGATGTGGTCAGCACTGTGCCAGAGTCTGCAACCCCTGCTGCTCTGGGCTATGCTCAGCAG TCTGGATTGCCTTACATTGAGGTTTTGTGTAAAAACCGCTATGTCGGGAGAACATTCATTCAACCGAATACCCGTCTGAGACAACTTGGAGTTGCCAAGAAGTTTGGGGCGTTGACTGACAACTTTGCAGGGAAACGCGTGGTACTAATTGATGACTCCATTGTCAGAGGCAATACCATCTCTCCCATTATTAAACTGCTCAAGGAAGCAGGTGCCACAGAG GTCCATATCAGAGTTGCCTCTCCACCTCTCAGGTTCCCATGTTACATGGGCATCAATATTCCAACTAAGGAAGAACTTATTGCCAACAAGCCAGAGTTTCAGGACATCGCTGGATATATTG GTGCCGACAGCGTTCAGTATCTGACCGTAGAAGGCCTGTTATCAGCTGTCCAGTATGGGATCGCCTCCCACCAGGAGGACAAGATGATCAGCTCCAGTAACAAGTCCAGCAAGACAGTGGGCCACTGCGCTGCCTGTCTGACTGGGAAATATCCAGTAGAGCTGGAGTGGTAA
- the si:dkeyp-117h8.4 gene encoding uncharacterized protein si:dkeyp-117h8.4 isoform X1: MDEFLKIQLKENSINYKRSLDRIIDKYSKLQYHDGGIEVDLDSTKTQTLERYMELSKMELHKLESKSLTDLRDESLRVQDISRNSQQLDFTHQDGESDETHTSTSQLSGEDDGMSRSDITQLTVSSQSESERNFSETELQPEDQDEELEMALRSHGTLVELYPNMISRIERAWHRRNVSEAADTVLKRYRRWRQQSNRGNVNNTFIVTLRHDHRNPRKKARKMLLKENSPENGLFMRTEHAPLSVLQTVTNVHDWEAQQQSPGREGAQWRGQQQTIFAMDPSSLSETSNQQEILLNETFTVSEPTQLEDQPFSYSASPSRSCSGTAKPPLDWSIRARRLCLSAHSEQSAGRSMYASEITAVKEGSNIYSSPVRQSPLKVRLMTSFSGSPHSSSRSPKEYSVESFSRKTTRPRSLSTSLSSPLRKPPGDIRMLFPQGSNHSLQAQLCSPQSARAEGRIRLRRHLSFDSSQPSFSASYSTKTLDEDFKKLYHKFVCQNKSFFFNGPPCRLCAETSEASQGHSSSALAALALSPHRSVLRKRHRELEWDSHPQSKRSREKYCTYSPGSKRHGKEILRRCVSPSELEQSRNDFSYSTSKHAFQKVSNQQHSADTWTSQGRPLSAAEFPSQGGTFESSVANSRSPRKW; the protein is encoded by the exons ATGGACGAGTTTTTAAAGATCCAATTGAAAGAAAATAGCATTAACTACAAAAGGTCACTGGACCGAATTATAGACAAG TATTCAAAACTTCAGTATCACGACGGGGGTATAGAGGTGGACCTCGACAGTACAAAAACCCAAA CACTTGAACGCTACATGGAGCTGTCAAAAATGGAACTGCACAAGCTGGAATCAAAG AGTCTCACGGATTTGAGAGATGAGTCACTAAGAG TACAAGACATTTCAAGAAACTCTCAG CAGTTGGACTTCACACATCAAGATGGCGAGTCTGACGAGACTCATACATCCACCAGCCAGTTGTCTGGGGAGGATGAtg GGATGTCTAGAAGTGACATAACTCAGCTGACTGTGAGCTcacagagtgagagtgagagaaactTCTCTGAGACAGAGCTCCAGCCTGAAGACCAAGATGAGGAACTTGAAATGGCTCTGAGAAGTCATGGAACTTTAGTGGAGCTCTACCCCAACATGATCAGTCGAATAGAGAGGGCCTGGCACAGAAGGAATGTCTCTGAGGCCGCTGATACAGTGCTGAAGAGGTACCGCAGGTGGCGACAACAGTCGAACAGAGGCAATGTCAACAATACTTTCATTGTCACGCTGAGACACGACCACAGGAACCCCAGAAAAAAGGCCAGAAAGATGCTGCTCAAGGAGAACAGCCCGGAGAACGGGTTGTTCATGAGGACTGAACATGCCCCTTTGTCTGTTTTACAAACAGTAACCAATGTGCATGATTGGGAAGCACAGCAGCAGTCTCCTGGGAGGGAGGGAGCCCAGTGGAGAGGGCAGCAACAGACGATCTTTGCAATGGACCCCTCTAGTCTTTCTGAGACTTCTAATCAACAAGAGATCTTGCTGAATGAGACCTTCACTGTGTCTGAACCCACCCAGCTGGAAGATCAGCCCTTCAGTTACAGTGCCAGTCCTTCACGAAGTTGCAGTGGCACTGCAAAACCACCTTTGGACTGGTCTATTCGGGCTAGAAGACTGTGTCTTTCTGCACACTCAGAGCAATCTGCTGGACGCTCCATGTATGCATCAGAAATCACTGCTGTTAAAGAAGGATCTAATATCTACAGCTCTCCAGTCAGACAGAGTCCCTTAAAGGTGAGGCTGATGACCAGCTTCAGTGGTTCACCTCATTCCTCCTCTAGAAGCCCCAAAGAATACTCTGTGGAAAGCTTTTCCAGAAAGACCACAAGACCCAGATCATTGTCCACTTCTCTGTCCTCCCCGCTGCGAAAACCTCCTGGTGACATCAGGATGCTTTTCCCTCAGGGCTCCAATCACTCCCTTCAGGCACAGTTGTGTTCACCTCAGTCAGCCAGAGCTGAAGGTCGTATCAGGCTACGGCGTCATCTTTCCTTTGACTCGTCCCAGCCATCGTTCAGTGCCTCCTACTCAACAAAGACACTCGATGAGGACTTTAAGAAACTCTACCACAAATTTGTTTGTCAgaacaaatcatttttctttaatggCCCTCCCTGTCGTCTCTGTGCGGAAACCTCTGAAGCAAGCCAAGGTCACTCTTCCTCAGCTCTGGCAGCTCTTGCTTTGTCGCCTCACCGCTCTGTCCTGAGAAAGCGTCATAGAGAGTTAGAGTGGGACAGCCATCCCCAGTCCAAACGCTCCAGGGAAAAGTATTGTACATACTCTCCAGGGTCTAAACGCCATGGGAAGGAGATACTGAGGCGCTGTGTCTCTCCGTCTGAACTGGAGCAGTCTCGTAATGACTTTTCTTATAGCACCAGTAAACACGCGTTTCAAAAAGTCAGTAACCAGCAGCACTCAGCAGATACCTGGACGAGTCAAGGACGTCCTTTATCTGCAGCTGAGTTTCCCAGCCAGG GAGGCACATTTGAGAGCAGTGTAGCAAACAGCCGCTCCCCCAG AAAATGGTGA
- the LOC113152238 gene encoding uncharacterized protein LOC113152238: MERGAERQRGGDREAVEEKGSVERQWGEAEVLALMTVWDEVGAQHVAESRTTFELISERLRRLSVVRSWWECQAKCRSLGLQSRKPDASAGTSANYSPGVDGRPVEGWEEELEDVGNERGIYSSSVTIPMQEGIKSRIHRALPYTPSVAEEGGRHWTDDEVRALLCVWADRRIRERLKCTLRNKSIFQEMARQMQRKFGVVRNWKQCRTKYKNLKYDYKTAKSAHAAGGSCSGGPGKYMKFFDEVEAILLDRGLENGSIEMQKRVYDKDMAPGRLQVPAGHAAQTTTSESEVVIEIDDDDNSDDYDMDGDIEAKWRATEAHLTNPPSSDQFHVVTVSDTGRNWSDQEVQALIQVWADKRVCRQLESSTRKRDIFVQISNRLMQQGIERDWKQCHTKYKNLKYLYRSLQRGKTDEGDPRRLMRFYDEVDAIMNRASNGSLHDREPGDHQADSGELTMLEGHEDEDHVNIYLTKANTMTTMVGATEERAYSSDSVSSVSLDVAVNNDEPRLRTAKEHRSDQKQRLRNSSESRVEKEDASSANRGIKRKAVDQDPSLQTPVKKQDTGSGLTDKMMTQCKEEQDHIPIIKINSVCSMASPNPSPERQVTCANSM, from the exons atggagagaggagcagagagacaaagaggaggtgATAGGGAGGCAGTGGAGGAAAAAGGCTCGGTGGAGAGGCAGTGGGGGGAGGCTGAGGTGCTGGCTCTCATGACAGTCTGGGACGAGGTGGGAGCTCAGCACGTAGCTGAGAGCAGAACCACATTTGAGTTGATCTCAGAGCGTCTGAGGAGGCTCAGTGTTGTGCGCAGCTGGTGGGAGTGTCAGGCCAAATGCAGGAGCCTGGGACTTCAGAGCAGGAAGCCTGATGCATCAGCAGGCACTTCAGCAAACTACAGCCCAGGAGTGGATGGAAGGCCAGTGGAGGGCTGGGAGGAAGAGTTGGAAGATGTGGGTAATGAAAGAGGAATCTACTCTTCCTCAGTCACTATCCCAATGCAGGAAG GAATCAAGAGCAGAATTCACCGAGCTCTTCCATACACTCCGAGTGTGGCTGAAGAAGGGGGCCGCCACTGGACAGATGATGAGGTGCGGGCACTATTGTGTGTCTGGGCCGACCGGCGTATCCGAGAGCGCTTGAAGTGCACGCTACGCAACAAGTCCATCTTCCAAGAGATGGCCCGTCAGATGCAGAGGAAGTTTGGGGTGGTACGGAACTGGAAGCAATGTCGAACTAAATACAAGAACTTGAAATATGATTACAAGACCGCTAAGAGTGCGCATGCTGCTGGGGGCAGCTGCTCTGGAGGCCCCGGGAAGTACATGAAATTCTTTGACGAGGTGGAAGCCATTCTGCTGGACCGCGGACTGGAAAATGGCTCGATAGAAATGCAGAAGAGGGTGTATGATAAAGACATGGCACCAGGGAGGCTACAGGTGCCAGCAGGCCACGCGGCTCAGACAACAACCTCAGAAAGTGAGGTTGTCATAGAAATTGATGATG ATGACAACAGTGATGATTATGACATGGACGGAGACATTGAAGCAAAATGGAGAGCAACAG AAGCTCATCTAACAAATCCACCCAGCTCTGACCAGTTCCACGTGGTCACAGTGTCGGACACAGGTCGAAACTGGAGCGACCAGGAGGTGCAAGCACTGATTCAAGTCTGGGCCGATAAGCGCGTGTGCAGGCAGTTGGAGAGCTCCACCAGGAAGAGAGACATCTTTGTCCAGATCTCCAACAGGTTGATGCAGCAAGGCATTGAACGTGACTGGAAACAGTGCCACACCAAGTACAAGAACCTCAAGTACCTTTACCGTTCCCTCCAAAGGGGTAAGACTGACGAAGGCGACCCAAGACGTCTTATGAGGTTCTACGATGAGGTGGATGCTATAATGAATCGTGCAAGTAATGGCTCACTACATGACAGAGAACCTGGAGACCATCAAGCAGATTCAGGAGAGCTCACGATGTTGGAGGGCCATGAGGACGAGGACCATGTAAACATCTATTTGACAAAGGCAAACACAATGACAACAATGGTGGGAGCGACGGAGGAGAGAGCTTATAGCTCTGACTCCGTCTCGTCCGTGAGCCTTGACGTTGCAGTAAACAATGACGAACCAAGGCTGCGAACAGCTAAGGAGCATCGCTCGGATCAAAAGCAGAGATTGAGGA ACTCCAGTGAATCTAGGGTAGAAAAAGAGGATGCCTCTTCAGCAAACAGAGGAATCAAGAGGAAAGCTGTGGATCAAG
- the si:dkeyp-117h8.4 gene encoding uncharacterized protein si:dkeyp-117h8.4 isoform X2: protein MDEFLKIQLKENSINYKRSLDRIIDKYSKLQYHDGGIEVDLDSTKTQTLERYMELSKMELHKLESKSLTDLRDESLRVQDISRNSQLDFTHQDGESDETHTSTSQLSGEDDGMSRSDITQLTVSSQSESERNFSETELQPEDQDEELEMALRSHGTLVELYPNMISRIERAWHRRNVSEAADTVLKRYRRWRQQSNRGNVNNTFIVTLRHDHRNPRKKARKMLLKENSPENGLFMRTEHAPLSVLQTVTNVHDWEAQQQSPGREGAQWRGQQQTIFAMDPSSLSETSNQQEILLNETFTVSEPTQLEDQPFSYSASPSRSCSGTAKPPLDWSIRARRLCLSAHSEQSAGRSMYASEITAVKEGSNIYSSPVRQSPLKVRLMTSFSGSPHSSSRSPKEYSVESFSRKTTRPRSLSTSLSSPLRKPPGDIRMLFPQGSNHSLQAQLCSPQSARAEGRIRLRRHLSFDSSQPSFSASYSTKTLDEDFKKLYHKFVCQNKSFFFNGPPCRLCAETSEASQGHSSSALAALALSPHRSVLRKRHRELEWDSHPQSKRSREKYCTYSPGSKRHGKEILRRCVSPSELEQSRNDFSYSTSKHAFQKVSNQQHSADTWTSQGRPLSAAEFPSQGGTFESSVANSRSPRKW, encoded by the exons ATGGACGAGTTTTTAAAGATCCAATTGAAAGAAAATAGCATTAACTACAAAAGGTCACTGGACCGAATTATAGACAAG TATTCAAAACTTCAGTATCACGACGGGGGTATAGAGGTGGACCTCGACAGTACAAAAACCCAAA CACTTGAACGCTACATGGAGCTGTCAAAAATGGAACTGCACAAGCTGGAATCAAAG AGTCTCACGGATTTGAGAGATGAGTCACTAAGAG TACAAGACATTTCAAGAAACTCTCAG TTGGACTTCACACATCAAGATGGCGAGTCTGACGAGACTCATACATCCACCAGCCAGTTGTCTGGGGAGGATGAtg GGATGTCTAGAAGTGACATAACTCAGCTGACTGTGAGCTcacagagtgagagtgagagaaactTCTCTGAGACAGAGCTCCAGCCTGAAGACCAAGATGAGGAACTTGAAATGGCTCTGAGAAGTCATGGAACTTTAGTGGAGCTCTACCCCAACATGATCAGTCGAATAGAGAGGGCCTGGCACAGAAGGAATGTCTCTGAGGCCGCTGATACAGTGCTGAAGAGGTACCGCAGGTGGCGACAACAGTCGAACAGAGGCAATGTCAACAATACTTTCATTGTCACGCTGAGACACGACCACAGGAACCCCAGAAAAAAGGCCAGAAAGATGCTGCTCAAGGAGAACAGCCCGGAGAACGGGTTGTTCATGAGGACTGAACATGCCCCTTTGTCTGTTTTACAAACAGTAACCAATGTGCATGATTGGGAAGCACAGCAGCAGTCTCCTGGGAGGGAGGGAGCCCAGTGGAGAGGGCAGCAACAGACGATCTTTGCAATGGACCCCTCTAGTCTTTCTGAGACTTCTAATCAACAAGAGATCTTGCTGAATGAGACCTTCACTGTGTCTGAACCCACCCAGCTGGAAGATCAGCCCTTCAGTTACAGTGCCAGTCCTTCACGAAGTTGCAGTGGCACTGCAAAACCACCTTTGGACTGGTCTATTCGGGCTAGAAGACTGTGTCTTTCTGCACACTCAGAGCAATCTGCTGGACGCTCCATGTATGCATCAGAAATCACTGCTGTTAAAGAAGGATCTAATATCTACAGCTCTCCAGTCAGACAGAGTCCCTTAAAGGTGAGGCTGATGACCAGCTTCAGTGGTTCACCTCATTCCTCCTCTAGAAGCCCCAAAGAATACTCTGTGGAAAGCTTTTCCAGAAAGACCACAAGACCCAGATCATTGTCCACTTCTCTGTCCTCCCCGCTGCGAAAACCTCCTGGTGACATCAGGATGCTTTTCCCTCAGGGCTCCAATCACTCCCTTCAGGCACAGTTGTGTTCACCTCAGTCAGCCAGAGCTGAAGGTCGTATCAGGCTACGGCGTCATCTTTCCTTTGACTCGTCCCAGCCATCGTTCAGTGCCTCCTACTCAACAAAGACACTCGATGAGGACTTTAAGAAACTCTACCACAAATTTGTTTGTCAgaacaaatcatttttctttaatggCCCTCCCTGTCGTCTCTGTGCGGAAACCTCTGAAGCAAGCCAAGGTCACTCTTCCTCAGCTCTGGCAGCTCTTGCTTTGTCGCCTCACCGCTCTGTCCTGAGAAAGCGTCATAGAGAGTTAGAGTGGGACAGCCATCCCCAGTCCAAACGCTCCAGGGAAAAGTATTGTACATACTCTCCAGGGTCTAAACGCCATGGGAAGGAGATACTGAGGCGCTGTGTCTCTCCGTCTGAACTGGAGCAGTCTCGTAATGACTTTTCTTATAGCACCAGTAAACACGCGTTTCAAAAAGTCAGTAACCAGCAGCACTCAGCAGATACCTGGACGAGTCAAGGACGTCCTTTATCTGCAGCTGAGTTTCCCAGCCAGG GAGGCACATTTGAGAGCAGTGTAGCAAACAGCCGCTCCCCCAG AAAATGGTGA